Proteins from one Deltaproteobacteria bacterium genomic window:
- a CDS encoding PilZ domain-containing protein, protein MDDEGNGIDKRVFVRHPTEIPIEVFSTKIDGPICPNLKDISEGGISFRSKENFPKGELIEITIPFVTPVFHSKGIIVWTRRDGQYYEIGVRFHNSSDAFRVRMIEQICYIETYRRAQLEEEGRMLTSEEAALEWIERFASSFPRDEE, encoded by the coding sequence ATGGATGATGAAGGCAATGGAATAGATAAAAGAGTTTTTGTTAGACATCCAACGGAAATACCCATTGAGGTCTTTTCTACCAAGATTGATGGTCCCATATGTCCAAACCTGAAAGATATCAGTGAAGGTGGTATTTCATTCAGATCAAAAGAGAACTTCCCAAAAGGTGAACTCATAGAAATTACCATTCCCTTTGTAACTCCTGTTTTCCATAGCAAGGGCATTATCGTTTGGACCAGAAGGGACGGACAGTACTATGAGATTGGCGTTCGCTTTCATAATTCCAGTGATGCCTTCAGAGTAAGAATGATTGAACAGATCTGTTATATTGAGACCTACAGAAGGGCTCAACTGGAAGAGGAGGGGCGTATGCTGACAAGCGAAGAGGCCGCCCTTGAATGGATAGAACGTTTTGCATCATCCTTTCCGAGAGATGAAGAATAA